The following are encoded in a window of Solidesulfovibrio magneticus RS-1 genomic DNA:
- a CDS encoding AAA family ATPase, with the protein MIRRLTLVDFMAHGRTVIDLPPGLTALTGPNNSGKSAVVEALRCLTENPPPRHCIRHGAAEARVEAELADGTVIAWVRRPKYALYEVRRPGAEEPETYAKMGRGVVPEDVRKLLRLGPVAVDGGETVDVHLGNQREPVFLLSDKSGPKLAAFFAAASEAAHLIAMQAALSKRTTQKKAEKKRLDKALGGHTQALDKLSPLPAIELALDRAAELEAALAQGQAEADRLAGLLAERKRLAGRAAVLGQRARRLSRLSPPPALAATIPLAETVARQQTLGRAVARFAARVAALSPLGAPLPLAPTAELAGLARAVAEGRLALGRQTRRAAALAGLAAPPQTADTAALAELAGSLADSLPALARLISRRRALSALAEPPSPAATDELARLAAAVAALRGRAAALARRGETLARVLPPPETADAAALSGLGRTADSLLAARQTLAAKQAELADRQRMLDTFSARAADRLAALGACPLCGASLTAEAFFAGGHVHDAAGDDGGAS; encoded by the coding sequence GTGATCCGCCGGCTGACGCTTGTGGATTTCATGGCCCACGGCCGCACGGTCATCGACCTGCCGCCTGGGCTGACGGCGCTCACCGGCCCCAACAACTCCGGCAAGTCGGCGGTGGTGGAGGCCCTGCGCTGCCTGACCGAGAATCCGCCGCCCAGGCACTGCATCCGCCACGGCGCGGCCGAGGCCCGGGTCGAGGCGGAACTTGCCGATGGCACGGTCATCGCCTGGGTGCGCCGGCCCAAGTACGCCCTGTACGAAGTGCGCCGACCCGGAGCCGAGGAACCGGAAACCTACGCCAAGATGGGGCGTGGCGTCGTGCCCGAGGACGTGCGCAAGCTCCTTCGCCTGGGGCCGGTGGCCGTGGACGGCGGCGAGACCGTGGACGTGCATCTGGGCAACCAGCGCGAGCCGGTGTTTCTGCTCTCGGACAAATCCGGACCCAAGCTGGCCGCCTTTTTCGCTGCCGCCTCGGAAGCCGCCCACTTGATCGCCATGCAGGCCGCCCTGTCCAAACGCACCACCCAGAAGAAAGCCGAGAAAAAGCGCCTGGACAAGGCGCTTGGTGGCCACACTCAGGCTCTCGACAAACTTTCCCCTCTGCCGGCCATCGAACTGGCCCTGGACCGGGCCGCCGAGCTGGAAGCGGCCCTGGCCCAGGGGCAGGCCGAGGCCGACCGGCTGGCCGGTCTTCTGGCCGAGCGGAAGCGTCTGGCCGGGCGGGCGGCCGTCCTTGGGCAGCGCGCCCGGCGGCTGTCCCGGCTTTCGCCGCCGCCGGCCCTGGCCGCGACCATTCCTCTGGCCGAGACGGTTGCCCGGCAGCAGACCCTTGGCCGGGCCGTGGCCCGGTTCGCCGCCCGGGTGGCCGCGCTTTCGCCGCTTGGCGCGCCGCTGCCCCTGGCCCCCACGGCGGAACTGGCCGGGCTGGCCCGGGCCGTGGCCGAGGGGCGTTTGGCCCTTGGCCGGCAGACCCGCCGGGCCGCCGCCCTGGCCGGGCTGGCCGCGCCGCCCCAGACGGCCGACACGGCCGCCCTGGCCGAGTTGGCCGGTAGTCTGGCCGACAGCCTGCCGGCTTTGGCCCGGTTGATCAGCCGGCGGCGGGCGCTAAGTGCCTTGGCCGAACCGCCGTCGCCGGCGGCCACGGATGAGCTGGCCCGGCTGGCCGCTGCCGTGGCCGCGCTGCGCGGCCGGGCCGCCGCCCTGGCCCGCCGGGGCGAGACTCTGGCCCGCGTCCTGCCGCCGCCGGAAACCGCCGACGCGGCCGCGCTGTCCGGGCTGGGGCGGACCGCCGATAGCCTGCTGGCCGCACGCCAAACCCTGGCCGCCAAACAGGCCGAGCTGGCCGACCGGCAGCGGATGCTCGACACCTTTTCCGCCCGGGCCGCCGACCGGCTGGCCGCGCTTGGGGCCTGTCCCCTGTGCGGGGCGTCGCTGACGGCCGAGGCCTTTTTCGCCGGCGGCCACGTCCATGACGCGGCCGGGGACGACGGAGGCGCGTCGTGA
- a CDS encoding peptide-binding protein: protein MRPAHAAFLVLVLGSLLLGGCDGPSKPEEKAAKSAAASATAQTAAPQPPAAPAGQPETGGRIVMATIGEPSNLIPYLASDSASHEVADLLYVSPLRYDKDIKLECFAAERYEVAEDGKLLKFWLRPGIRWTDGVELTAQDVEFTYKLMIDPKTPTAYAEDYKVISSFTVTGKYSFEVRYAEPFARALVTWAGSILPKHLLAGQDMMTTKYAREPIGCGPYILDKWEPGKSLTLRYNPDYFEGRPNIDQVVYRIIPDTSTMFLELKAGNLDMMGLTPQQYLYQTTGQAWDADWRKYKYLSFGYTYLAYNLKSPYFTDARVRRALAQAVNKESIIKGALLGLGVPTIGPYKPGSWVYDTTITDYAYDPAKAKALLAEAGWTDRNGDGVLEDASGRPFSFTILTNQGNEQRIKAATILQSELGAIGIKVGIRTVEWASFLKEFVDKGNFDAVVLAWSIAQDPDNYSVWHSSSAVPGGLNFIGYKNPEVDALLERGRRTLDQAERKKAYDAFQKILHEDQPYMFLYTPYSLPILTARIQGVVPAPAGISYNFTKWWIPRDKQTFRLE, encoded by the coding sequence ATGCGTCCGGCGCACGCGGCATTTCTCGTCCTGGTCCTGGGATCGCTTCTGCTTGGCGGCTGCGACGGCCCGTCCAAGCCGGAGGAAAAAGCGGCCAAGTCGGCCGCGGCCTCGGCGACGGCACAGACGGCCGCCCCTCAGCCGCCGGCCGCGCCGGCCGGCCAGCCCGAGACCGGCGGCCGCATCGTCATGGCCACCATCGGCGAGCCGTCCAACCTCATCCCCTACCTGGCCTCGGATTCGGCCTCCCACGAGGTGGCCGATCTGCTCTACGTGTCGCCCTTGCGCTACGACAAGGACATCAAGCTCGAGTGCTTCGCCGCCGAGCGCTACGAAGTGGCCGAGGACGGCAAGCTCCTCAAGTTCTGGCTGCGCCCCGGCATCCGTTGGACCGACGGCGTGGAACTGACCGCGCAGGATGTGGAATTCACCTACAAGCTCATGATCGACCCGAAAACGCCCACGGCCTACGCCGAGGATTACAAGGTCATCTCCAGCTTCACGGTCACCGGCAAGTATTCCTTTGAGGTGCGCTACGCCGAGCCTTTTGCCCGGGCGCTGGTCACCTGGGCCGGTTCCATCCTGCCCAAGCATCTGCTGGCCGGCCAGGACATGATGACCACCAAGTACGCCCGGGAGCCCATCGGCTGCGGCCCCTATATCCTGGACAAATGGGAGCCGGGCAAGAGCCTGACCCTGCGCTACAATCCCGACTACTTCGAAGGCCGGCCCAACATTGATCAGGTGGTCTACCGCATCATCCCGGACACCTCGACCATGTTTCTGGAGCTTAAGGCCGGCAACCTGGACATGATGGGCCTGACCCCCCAGCAGTACCTCTACCAGACCACGGGGCAGGCCTGGGACGCCGACTGGCGCAAGTACAAGTACCTGTCCTTTGGCTACACCTATCTGGCCTACAACCTTAAAAGCCCGTATTTCACCGACGCCCGGGTGCGCCGTGCCCTGGCCCAGGCCGTCAACAAGGAAAGCATCATCAAGGGCGCGCTGCTGGGCCTTGGCGTGCCCACCATCGGCCCCTACAAGCCCGGGTCCTGGGTCTACGACACCACCATCACCGACTACGCCTACGACCCGGCCAAGGCCAAGGCGCTTCTGGCCGAGGCCGGCTGGACCGACCGCAACGGTGACGGCGTGCTGGAAGACGCCTCGGGGCGGCCCTTTTCCTTCACCATCCTCACCAACCAGGGCAACGAACAGCGCATCAAGGCCGCCACCATCCTGCAAAGCGAACTGGGGGCCATCGGCATAAAGGTCGGCATCCGCACCGTGGAGTGGGCCTCGTTTCTCAAGGAATTCGTGGATAAGGGGAACTTCGACGCCGTCGTGCTGGCCTGGTCCATCGCCCAGGACCCGGACAATTACAGCGTCTGGCATTCCAGCAGCGCCGTGCCCGGGGGACTCAACTTCATCGGCTACAAGAATCCCGAGGTGGACGCGCTCCTGGAGCGCGGCCGGCGCACCCTGGATCAGGCCGAGCGCAAGAAGGCCTACGACGCCTTCCAAAAGATCCTCCACGAAGACCAGCCCTACATGTTTCTCTACACGCCCTACAGCCTGCCCATCCTCACCGCCCGCATCCAGGGCGTGGTTCCGGCCCCGGCCGGCATCAGCTACAACTTCACCAAGTGGTGGATTCCCCGCGACAAGCAGACCTTTCGTCTGGAATAG
- a CDS encoding DEAD/DEAH box helicase, with amino-acid sequence MANGNDETKIKALLGEFVRETVPEYILDGAHAIVAGGGIQKLTVNRHDNFWDVEGQVQGDDFQVYASELSVNLREGNINFFCNCPDSFSGVCRHVGATALKCLRTLDEASGDGETSDSAAHAARGEWRQTFRTYFSTEPEPEPGRHYLIFRFHPEPGRLQVAFFRARQNKSGISQVHSEITLEQIIKNPDWSELSPTLPVVAEMLEHHLDYAGHRVEIPPGLLAWFFWAIGKEYYLYWRDTEQPVRIESKTMRLQLAPRLQEDGLSFDILLGSPGKSPFSILGQEVYFYGQMPIWVCWKNAFYPVQTGLPPQLVSDMTQNPPFIPTADVSEFLDRVWTHLPMTDLYGQEEFLVKMQPFFVPANFDPKIFLDEEGSLLTLQIQNVYQTEHGEITVPGPNPDLMTASYLHDGKSYLIARDCDQEQALISMLAEMRFQARNNANWFLETEEAIVFLLDAYPKLIEKYRVFGEKNLTRYKVRLSTPVIVAEVESKEEEKWFNLDLQVQYDDQRVPIEKIWKAWTQGKRYVQLKDGSYTSLPESWLEKLAHKLRALGYDTDKPPQTKFKQFEAPVLDKLLEDMPEARTDSFWNNLRQKIHSFREIVQVRPPKGLNATLRPYQVQGLSYLNFLREYGFGGILADEMGLGKTVQTLSFIQHNVERGAIGPNLIVVPTSVLPNWEREAQKFVPDLKQLIIYGARRENMFRRIAESDLVITTYALLRRDLDELLKYEFASIILDEAQNIKNPNTITARAVRRLAGKTRLCLSGTPIENNLFELWSLFEFLMPGFLGGQNAFQRGIVKPIKDGDAETLDYLRGRVKPFILRRTKNEVAKDLPPKVENTYYCNLLDEQLELYAALAKKLKEQVLATVDEKGMAKSQMSILDALLKLRQICCHPRLLKLDLPGVNTNLPSGKFDAFKDLITDCIEEGHKVLVFSQFVQMLHIIRSWMSISQMPFCYLDGSSKDRFDQVDKFNQTEDIKVFLISLKAGGTGLNLTSADYVIHYDPWWNPAVENQATDRTHRIGQLRQVFSYKLICQNTVEEKILKLQEQKKDVAEAVIPGQDAFKSLTRTDLESLFDV; translated from the coding sequence ATGGCCAACGGAAACGACGAAACCAAAATCAAAGCGTTGCTCGGGGAATTCGTTCGCGAAACCGTCCCCGAGTACATCCTGGACGGCGCCCACGCCATTGTGGCCGGCGGCGGCATCCAGAAGCTCACGGTCAACCGGCACGACAACTTCTGGGATGTGGAAGGTCAGGTCCAGGGTGACGATTTCCAGGTCTACGCCTCGGAACTTTCGGTCAACCTGCGTGAAGGCAACATCAACTTTTTCTGCAACTGTCCGGATTCCTTCTCCGGCGTGTGTCGCCATGTCGGGGCCACGGCGCTCAAATGCCTGCGCACCCTGGACGAGGCCTCCGGCGACGGAGAGACGTCCGACAGCGCAGCCCACGCCGCACGCGGAGAATGGCGGCAGACCTTCCGCACCTATTTTTCCACCGAGCCCGAGCCCGAACCCGGCCGCCACTACCTCATCTTCCGCTTCCACCCCGAGCCCGGCCGGCTCCAGGTGGCCTTTTTCCGGGCCAGGCAGAACAAGTCCGGCATCTCCCAGGTCCACTCCGAGATCACCCTGGAGCAGATCATCAAGAACCCGGACTGGTCCGAGCTGTCCCCCACCCTGCCTGTCGTGGCCGAGATGCTTGAGCACCACCTCGACTACGCCGGCCACCGGGTGGAAATTCCGCCCGGACTGCTGGCCTGGTTTTTCTGGGCCATCGGCAAGGAATACTACCTCTACTGGCGCGACACCGAACAGCCCGTGCGCATCGAGTCCAAGACCATGCGCCTGCAGCTGGCCCCCAGGCTCCAGGAAGACGGCCTGTCCTTTGACATCCTGCTTGGCAGCCCGGGCAAGTCGCCCTTTTCCATCCTCGGCCAGGAGGTCTATTTCTACGGCCAGATGCCCATCTGGGTGTGCTGGAAAAACGCCTTCTATCCGGTCCAGACCGGCCTGCCGCCCCAGCTCGTGTCGGACATGACGCAAAATCCGCCCTTTATCCCCACCGCCGACGTGTCGGAATTCCTCGACCGGGTGTGGACCCATCTGCCCATGACCGACCTGTACGGCCAGGAAGAGTTCCTGGTCAAAATGCAGCCGTTTTTCGTGCCGGCCAACTTCGATCCGAAGATCTTCCTCGACGAGGAAGGAAGCCTCCTTACTCTGCAAATCCAGAACGTCTACCAGACCGAGCACGGCGAGATCACGGTCCCCGGCCCCAACCCCGATCTCATGACCGCCTCGTATCTCCACGACGGCAAATCGTATCTCATCGCCCGGGACTGCGACCAGGAGCAGGCGCTTATTTCCATGCTGGCGGAAATGCGCTTCCAGGCCAGAAACAACGCCAACTGGTTCCTGGAAACCGAGGAAGCCATTGTCTTTTTGCTCGACGCCTACCCCAAACTCATCGAGAAGTATCGGGTCTTTGGCGAAAAGAACCTGACCCGCTACAAGGTACGCCTGTCCACCCCGGTCATCGTGGCCGAAGTGGAGTCCAAGGAAGAGGAAAAGTGGTTCAACCTCGACTTGCAGGTGCAATACGACGACCAGCGTGTGCCCATCGAGAAGATCTGGAAGGCCTGGACCCAAGGCAAGCGGTATGTCCAGCTCAAGGACGGCTCCTACACCAGCCTGCCCGAATCGTGGTTGGAAAAGCTCGCCCACAAGCTGCGGGCCCTGGGCTACGACACGGACAAGCCGCCCCAGACCAAGTTCAAGCAGTTCGAGGCCCCGGTCCTGGACAAGCTCCTGGAGGACATGCCCGAGGCCCGCACCGACTCGTTTTGGAACAACCTGCGCCAGAAGATCCACAGCTTCCGCGAGATCGTCCAGGTGCGGCCACCCAAGGGCTTAAACGCCACCCTGCGGCCCTATCAGGTCCAGGGGCTTTCCTACCTCAATTTCCTGCGCGAATACGGTTTCGGCGGCATCCTGGCCGACGAAATGGGCCTGGGCAAGACCGTCCAGACCCTGTCGTTCATTCAGCACAACGTCGAGCGCGGGGCCATTGGCCCCAACCTCATCGTCGTGCCGACCTCGGTTTTGCCCAACTGGGAGCGCGAGGCCCAGAAATTCGTGCCCGACCTCAAGCAGCTCATCATCTACGGGGCACGGCGCGAAAACATGTTCAGGCGCATCGCCGAATCCGACCTCGTCATCACCACCTACGCGCTCCTGCGCCGGGACCTCGACGAGCTGCTCAAATACGAATTCGCCTCCATCATCCTCGACGAAGCCCAGAACATCAAGAACCCCAATACGATCACCGCCCGGGCCGTGCGGCGTCTGGCCGGCAAGACCCGGCTTTGCCTGTCCGGCACGCCCATCGAGAACAACCTCTTCGAGCTGTGGTCGCTGTTCGAGTTTCTCATGCCGGGCTTCCTCGGCGGCCAGAACGCCTTCCAGCGCGGCATCGTCAAGCCCATCAAGGACGGCGACGCCGAAACCCTTGATTACCTGCGCGGCCGGGTCAAACCCTTCATCCTGCGGCGCACCAAAAACGAGGTGGCCAAGGATCTGCCGCCCAAGGTGGAAAACACCTACTACTGCAATCTTCTTGACGAGCAGTTGGAGCTTTACGCCGCCCTGGCCAAAAAGCTCAAGGAACAGGTGTTGGCCACCGTCGATGAAAAGGGCATGGCCAAGTCGCAGATGTCGATTCTCGACGCGCTGTTAAAGCTGCGCCAGATCTGCTGCCACCCGCGCCTGCTCAAGCTCGACCTGCCCGGCGTCAACACCAACCTGCCCTCGGGCAAGTTCGATGCCTTCAAGGACCTCATCACGGACTGCATCGAGGAAGGCCACAAGGTGCTGGTCTTTTCCCAGTTCGTGCAGATGCTCCATATCATCCGGTCCTGGATGAGCATCAGCCAGATGCCGTTTTGCTACCTCGACGGTTCCAGCAAGGACCGCTTCGATCAGGTGGACAAGTTCAACCAGACCGAGGACATCAAGGTGTTCCTCATCTCCCTCAAGGCCGGCGGCACGGGGCTTAACCTCACCAGCGCCGACTACGTCATCCACTACGACCCGTGGTGGAACCCGGCCGTGGAAAACCAGGCCACGGACCGCACCCACCGCATCGGCCAGTTGCGCCAGGTCTTCTCCTACAAGCTCATCTGCCAGAACACGGTGGAAGAAAAGATCCTCAAGCTCCAGGAACAGAAAAAGGACGTGGCCGAGGCCGTCATCCCCGGCCAGGACGCCTTCAAGTCCCTCACGCGCACCGACCTGGAATCGCTTTTTGACGTCTAG
- a CDS encoding metallophosphoesterase: protein MSLPVRRCRGLFCIPDPHVAATPPMQRLDSYMDDVLAKLAACLEQAAASELVPVILGDLFHWPRENPNVVMVALIDLFRSHHPYVLVGNHDKYQARFTADTSLAVLRAAGVCDVLDEPGLFLRLETPTGTAVVGASPDGSPLPTSVAKEPDETSVWLTHHNVGFPDFEEKQIKIREIPGLDWLINGHIHRPQPTVAAGGTRWANPGNVTRLKFSRRSMARIPEAAIWRPGIDDLEKWPIPHRPFAEVFPDQELPPEEAAGPAEVRSNFLEGLARLAWKRTREGAGLKDFLSANLNPEHPETALVWDLYREVTDHGDAS from the coding sequence GTGAGCCTGCCCGTGCGCCGCTGCCGGGGGCTTTTTTGCATCCCCGATCCCCATGTGGCCGCCACGCCCCCCATGCAGCGGCTGGATTCCTACATGGACGACGTTTTGGCCAAGCTCGCCGCTTGCCTGGAGCAGGCCGCCGCCAGCGAGCTTGTCCCGGTGATTCTTGGCGACCTCTTCCACTGGCCGCGCGAGAATCCCAACGTCGTCATGGTGGCGCTTATTGACCTCTTTCGCAGCCACCATCCCTACGTGCTGGTCGGCAACCACGACAAATACCAGGCCCGGTTCACGGCCGACACCTCCCTGGCCGTGCTGCGGGCGGCCGGCGTGTGCGACGTGCTGGACGAACCCGGGCTTTTCCTGCGTCTGGAGACGCCCACGGGCACGGCCGTGGTCGGGGCCTCGCCCGACGGCTCGCCCTTGCCGACGTCTGTTGCCAAGGAGCCGGACGAAACCAGCGTGTGGCTCACCCACCACAACGTCGGGTTCCCGGATTTCGAGGAAAAGCAGATCAAGATTCGGGAGATACCCGGCCTGGATTGGCTCATTAACGGCCACATCCACCGGCCCCAGCCGACGGTGGCCGCCGGGGGCACGCGCTGGGCCAATCCCGGCAACGTCACGCGGCTCAAATTTTCCCGCCGCTCCATGGCGCGCATTCCCGAGGCCGCCATCTGGCGGCCGGGCATCGACGACCTGGAAAAATGGCCCATCCCGCACCGGCCCTTTGCCGAAGTCTTCCCGGACCAGGAGCTGCCGCCCGAGGAGGCGGCCGGCCCGGCCGAGGTCCGTTCCAACTTCCTGGAGGGCCTGGCCAGGCTGGCCTGGAAGCGCACCCGGGAAGGAGCCGGACTCAAGGACTTTTTATCCGCCAACCTCAACCCCGAGCATCCCGAGACGGCCCTTGTCTGGGATCTGTACCGCGAGGTCACCGACCATGGCGACGCCTCTTGA
- a CDS encoding RelA/SpoT family protein — MIRINEILDKTSAYLNEQEQAIITKAYVFSAAAHAGQVRLSGEPYLSHPLEAAGILADMRLDAASIASGLLHDTVEDTKATVDEIEELFGEEVADIVDGVTKISLIPFETKEEAQAENIRKMILAMAEDIRVVLVKLADRLHNMRTLEFQKPHKQALIAQETMDIYAPLANRLGLHRIKTELEDWSFRYLKPDIYAQLVEGVATHHTVDETFIERVIGHLNELLGPNNIKARIVGRRKHLWSVHNKMRVQGLTIDQVHDLVAFRVIVETIRECYHVLGLVHSLWKPVPGRFKDYISMPKANMYQSLHTTVVGPGGERIEIQIRTEEMHRLAEEGVAAHWKYKERERGKFNPKDVERFQWLRQIMDWQRELKDSREFVTNLRFDLFQDEVYVFTPKGDVKELPEGATAVDLAFLIHTAVGEHCAGAKVNGKLVPLETPLKNGDTVEIITDKNRRPNRDWLKFVKTAKARTRVKHFIRTEERERSIVLGREMLEKQGRKDGVNINKAIKDGSLLALAHDMSLVGVDDILSAVGYSRITPKKIIGRLMPKREGEEAEAALAKAEAHAAPETGAGPKGKPGEGVRIQGVDNVLVRLAQCCNPVPGDAIVGYISRGRGVVVHTHDCPNVRNLESERLMQVNWEGEKEQPYPAGLSILAKNQKGVLGKISNILADEGVNIDSGAIHSNVDGTTALVFRIEVRDASHLYRTIERLRKLDSVIDVKRQAVNDDLGASLGTPGPGTGEA, encoded by the coding sequence ATGATCCGCATCAACGAAATACTCGACAAGACCAGCGCCTACCTCAATGAACAAGAGCAGGCGATCATCACCAAGGCCTACGTCTTTTCCGCCGCCGCCCACGCCGGACAGGTGCGCCTTTCCGGCGAACCCTACCTGTCCCATCCCCTGGAAGCCGCCGGCATCCTGGCCGACATGCGCCTGGACGCCGCCTCCATCGCCTCGGGCCTGCTCCACGACACCGTGGAAGACACCAAGGCCACCGTGGACGAGATCGAGGAGCTTTTCGGCGAGGAAGTGGCCGACATCGTGGACGGCGTCACCAAGATCAGCCTCATCCCCTTCGAGACCAAGGAAGAGGCCCAGGCCGAAAACATCCGCAAGATGATCCTGGCCATGGCCGAGGACATCCGGGTGGTGTTGGTCAAGCTGGCCGACCGCCTGCACAACATGCGCACCCTGGAGTTCCAAAAGCCCCACAAGCAGGCGCTTATTGCCCAGGAGACCATGGACATCTACGCGCCCCTGGCCAACCGCCTGGGGTTGCACCGCATCAAGACCGAGCTGGAGGACTGGAGTTTTCGCTACCTCAAGCCCGACATCTACGCCCAGCTCGTGGAAGGCGTGGCCACCCACCACACCGTGGACGAGACCTTCATCGAACGGGTCATCGGCCACTTAAACGAGCTGCTTGGCCCCAACAACATCAAGGCCCGCATCGTGGGCCGGCGCAAGCACCTGTGGAGCGTGCACAACAAGATGCGCGTCCAGGGGCTGACCATCGACCAGGTCCACGATCTTGTCGCTTTCCGGGTCATCGTGGAGACCATCCGCGAGTGCTACCACGTGCTGGGGCTGGTCCACTCCTTGTGGAAGCCCGTGCCGGGGCGCTTCAAGGACTACATCTCCATGCCCAAGGCCAACATGTACCAGAGCCTGCACACCACGGTGGTGGGGCCTGGGGGCGAGCGCATCGAGATCCAGATCCGTACCGAGGAGATGCACCGGCTGGCCGAGGAGGGCGTGGCCGCCCACTGGAAGTACAAGGAGCGTGAGCGGGGGAAGTTCAACCCCAAGGACGTGGAGCGCTTCCAGTGGCTGCGCCAGATCATGGACTGGCAGCGCGAACTCAAGGACTCCCGGGAGTTCGTCACCAACCTGCGTTTCGACCTGTTTCAGGACGAGGTCTACGTCTTCACGCCCAAGGGCGACGTCAAGGAACTGCCCGAAGGGGCCACGGCCGTGGATCTGGCCTTCCTCATCCACACGGCCGTGGGCGAACACTGCGCCGGGGCCAAGGTCAACGGCAAGCTCGTGCCCCTGGAGACGCCGCTCAAAAACGGCGACACCGTCGAGATCATCACCGACAAGAACCGCCGGCCCAACCGTGACTGGCTCAAGTTCGTCAAGACGGCCAAGGCCCGCACCCGGGTCAAGCATTTCATCCGCACCGAGGAGCGCGAACGCTCCATCGTCCTTGGCCGGGAGATGCTCGAAAAGCAGGGCCGAAAAGATGGCGTCAACATCAACAAGGCCATAAAAGACGGCTCGTTGCTGGCCCTGGCTCACGACATGTCCCTGGTCGGCGTGGACGACATTCTTTCGGCCGTGGGCTATTCGCGCATCACACCCAAAAAGATCATCGGCCGGCTCATGCCCAAGCGCGAAGGCGAGGAGGCCGAAGCCGCCCTGGCCAAGGCCGAGGCCCACGCCGCGCCGGAAACCGGGGCCGGCCCCAAGGGCAAGCCCGGCGAGGGCGTGCGCATCCAGGGCGTGGACAACGTGCTGGTGCGTCTGGCCCAGTGCTGCAACCCGGTGCCCGGCGACGCCATCGTGGGCTACATTTCGCGCGGACGCGGCGTGGTGGTGCACACCCACGATTGCCCCAACGTGCGCAACCTGGAGTCCGAACGCCTCATGCAGGTGAACTGGGAGGGCGAAAAAGAGCAGCCCTATCCGGCCGGCCTGTCCATCCTGGCCAAGAACCAGAAGGGCGTTTTGGGCAAAATCTCCAACATTCTGGCCGACGAGGGCGTCAACATCGACTCCGGGGCCATCCATTCCAATGTGGACGGCACCACGGCCCTGGTTTTCCGCATCGAGGTGCGCGACGCCAGCCACCTCTACCGCACCATCGAACGGCTGCGAAAGCTCGATTCGGTCATCGACGTCAAGCGCCAGGCCGTCAACGACGACCTGGGCGCCTCCCTGGGCACGCCAGGACCGGGGACGGGCGAGGCGTGA